GGAGGATGCGGATGGATGCCTGCAGAGCGGAGAGGTATTGAACCTCCTGGAAACTGAGATAAAATCAGTCAAATGAATGATAAGTGGAGATGAGCTGTCAACTCACAACAAGGCAGCGAATAGCTCCATGGAGTTGATGACTGCATTCGACAGCGCGATTGTAGCACAAATACTCGAGAAAGACGCGTTCATCCAGAGCGAATTCGGGATTAGCGCCGGCCTATTTCTCTTGACCTGGTAATGGGACCAAGCAACGAAAGACGGAAGCGCTGTTACAGCAAGACACAAAATGACAATGGCTTCGGCGGTTTTGATCCGCGAGGGATCAGCACTCAAAATGCTGCTTCCCGGTTAATTATAGAGAATACACTGTTCGAGGCTATTACTCACGCCAGTAGATAGCAAATCAAAGCCATGAATGCAGAAGCCAGCCCAGCGCCGACCCAGTCGACCTTGGTCCTGAAATTGTGCATAACATTGGCATATTGATGACCGTCGCTCTTGGGTAAAGCCCACATGCCGATTagcgagaagaagagggttATTCCTCCCGCTATATACCATCCCGCGCACCAGCCGATGGTATCAATCAAAATACCACCCACAACCAGCCCGAGCGAGAAGCCAAGCGGCTGACTGAGACCAATGCACGAGAAAGCCAAGTTACGGCCTCTTCCTTGGGGCAAAATCTGCGTGATGATAGAAACAGAAGATGCCAGATGCAATGCTAGACCGACTCCCTGCAGTGCCCTCATCACAACCAACTCTTCGCCAGTTCGAGACAGCCCTTGACCGAGCATTAACGCTCCGCTAGCCAGACATCCGACAAGCTCAACCCATCGTGGACCAACAGTGTCCGCAATGGATCCTGCTAGCAGAAGCGTGGACGCAGTGGCAAGATTGCTCACTGAAGATGgccaaaaagaaagagaaggtgGCAGCTGGAGGTCTTTTTTGATGGTGGGCAGACCAACAATCACCAACCCGTTGATCAAGGAGGCTGTCAGAGTGACGGCACAGAGCTGtagcatcaccaccacctgtTGCAAGCGAGAACGCTGGGACTTTGGTGGCTGAGCATCTTCTGTTATTTGCAATCTTCGCGAGTCGAACTGCGTAGTTGTTTTAGTTGTAGTGGTCGACATGGTTacagggaaaaaaaaaacaaggaAATGTGGTGAAACTCCAACCACTTCTGATTTTTTGAGCAGTTCAAGCTCTATATTGGTAGGTTATGTATCATTCGAAGTCACCTCGGTGTCTTACATATATATAGCCTCGCTTTTCTTAATCATGATCTGAAAATTCGAGCGCGTAAAAAAAAGGGCGCAAACCTCGTAGGGCGTGCTTAGtcaacccccccccccccacaCCTTCTTATCTACTAATGTTGATCACATCATGATTCAACAAGTTCCTTCTCGTTGTCCTTCTCTTACCTTGTATCGGAGAGCGAATATGGAACTGGTTCTGTCGAATTGGTGGATCTGCTGGTTGGCCGGGGTATACATCCGTCCGGGCATAGCTTGGGAAGGGGAAAAACGGCATGTTAGATGCTGATAAATGATTGTGCCTTTTGAATCAGACCAATTATATATTATCCCGATAAAGCTATACGAAAATCATAAGTTGGTTCTGATTTAAATTCAACACCACAGCTATAGCTCAACATGCAGCTGGGGATGATATCGCGGACAAGTGAACAGCAAAAGCTCGTTGCCCGACATAATCCAGAGATAATCATTGACATATTTACGCATAACATCAGAAAGCACCGGGGCTGACAAGAATTTATGACGCATAGCCAAGAGTTCTCGCTGAAGCTGTATCACTCGGTTCTTGATCAAGATGATCACCTGATGCGTAGTGAGACTCTTCGTTTTCATCAGACGAGGATGGCATTCATGACCCGTTTGCCCTTCCTATACGCTTGCGCTCCTTTGGAGCAGGTCCAAAGCTCGTTAGACACACCGATGCATTTGAAAGCAAGGCGCTCGGCATTCTTCGCATCTTGTCTCTCGGCATCCCTAAGGGTCAGCTCCATATCATATTCCATCATGTAAGCATAAGGCCTAATTGTATCGAGTCAGTCTCATAGAATGTAACTTTGTAGGAAAGAACTGTCGATGACATACATCAATCTACAGTTGATAATCTTAAATTTTTCGTAGTCCTCAGGTGTGTCGAGATCTTCCAGGCCCTTGGCTTCTTCATGTCGGATTAGATGCTCGATGAATCTAGAGCTGACCCATCCCTTGTGAAAAGCCAAAACGGCGTCACGTATGACCGGAGCTTTTGACACTTGTCTCACTATAAATGCCCTAAAACACGGTCTTGCATGCATGCTATATGTATCAAGTCAAGATCGCGGGTAGAACCCTTGAACACATTCAGACTTTGAGTAGTGTTTTATTTCCGTGCCGCCCTCCCCAGGCTTGCGTTTTTATATATGAATTGCTGATTGCTAATTGTTGTTTGAATATACCAACCAGTATGTGACTCTATGAACACAATAAGAAGTGACTGGACACCAGCCTTGACAATTCTTGTGATGGGTCCAATTATGAGTTTTCTATCGATGATTTCGCCGAAAAGAGCGGCCGTTCACATGATCAGAGATTAGGCTTGTCGCTGGATATCGCAGACAAAGCTGAGTTTGAAGGCTCGATGAGGCACAAAGCTCATGTCGTGGACTGACATTTGGCGAGAGCCGACTCGctcatctatctacagggggtctccctctctctttaTACAATCAGTCCCATAAAGGCCTACTGAATATACAGGTCCATTCGTGAACATAAGAAAGGGGTTTTCGCCACGGCTTTCTCATTCGCTAAAGGGCACCACCAACTGACCTACATTTACAAGGGAATTATTTCGTGGGCTTTATCCGTCACCTAAAATCAGGTTTCGTGTGGGTTCTTGACGATAACGGCTCGAGCTATCTGTAATCTGGGCTTTTGTGCTTCACATGCACGCCTCCCATTTCTGTCTATTGCGAATGCTTAGCTCCTCTAGGGTCCGCCGACCAAACCGACTGGGTCCACTACAGAACAGGTAAAATTCTCGACAATTACGTGGATAAAAATGAGACCTTTAACGTACTCAGTGTACCGTCAGCTCTGCCATATTGACATTGACACCTAAAGAGGAGACACTGCCATAGAAGACAGAGCCTTTGCAATTCCAGATGATCTGCTCACACGCCTATTCTACCGCAATGGATGGCTTCGCCCAGAGCTGGTTGAGGCTTCTATACCAGCGCACCTGTTTTATTATGATCGGCCAACAAGATGCCATAACGCCAATCAGGCATGAATTGGCCCTAAAATGTTTCCTGGTAGTCCGCATAGCAAAACGTGTCTGGAGACGTTCCATATATATGTTTATGCGTCGATACCGCAATGAAATCCCAACTGAAAGCTGATGAATTCAGAGCTGTGTCGGGAAAAGGCATCCTACTTAAACCTACTGAAATTGCGATTCTGGTCTTATTTGAAGTAAAGTCAATGCCACCTTGTACTGCGGATTGATGGACAATTTTGGCCAAGAGACGAAACATGAGTTGCCTCGTCCGAAATGGGGCATCGAGATCCTACGTGATGGAAGCCAACAATTCCCATACTGCAACAAATTCAGATATGACCCTAGATGGATAAGGAGCGGAACAAGGTCGAATCAATGCTCGGCTTTATCATCGAGCCATAGACATATTCCCCACCCCATCGCCCTCGGCTTCCAAAGCCCCAGTTCTGGGCCGAAAACCTAAGCAAGGGTGCAAGACTCGAACGGGGCCAGAGCACTCGAGAGACTCTGGCAAGGAACTTAGGGGTAAGCGCACGGAAATACACGGTATAATGATCCTTTTTCCAACAACAAGTTCTACCAATGTGTGCATCATGGATGAAGTGACGTGTTATTCCTTCAAAAATATTTCCTTGTTACTGTATATGTTTCTTGAAGAAGCCTGGGAGTTTTCCATTTCCATTCCAAATCCCAGTCCTCACTGCTTTTTGCTCCCTGGACATCCCAGAGAAGATTAGTCTCCACTAATAGTAGGATTGAATTGCACAGGCTGCACTTTTGACGCCGCGATATTGCGTAACCCCAGCCACGGCTGCCGCGTCGATGCTCCACGTGAGTATTGGGCTTATTGGTTCGAAAGCTTCCCTTGTGTTCTTGGCTTCGTTTGCAATTATCCGCTAGCCCTTTTAATAACTAACGCAATATCAAAGGAATATACTGCTACAGTCGGAGATGGCATTTTCCGTGCTAGGCCCACCAATCAGTTGGGTTGGGCCAAATTAACCAGGCAGGACTCATATCCTCACTTATGCCGTACTATGTGAATGAATTCATTACCGATTATAGATGTATTTTGACCTGAAATAATCAATTTACTGATAAATAACTATCTAAAATCTACCCAGGCCTCTAGTCGAAAGTCCGTTAGCCCATAGGCCGAAGAGCCGCCTGCGCAGAGGCCAAATAGTCCCCCGCTGCTATCTATGAGGTTATGCAAAGATTATGCAATGGACACTGTATCGACCGCCTTCTGATTGTCTTTCCACACCATAAAGCTCACCGTAATCATCAACTTCAATCCCATGGCTAACCACAAACCAGCCGGCATATGATCCAGCTTACACAATCCACCAGCTGTCATAGCACCAAGGAAGAGGGACAGGAACGCCGAAAGACGGCGATTGCGCTTAGGATTTGCCTTCCAAGGCCTCTGGCAAAGATGCTTGTCAACGAGCAAGTCACAAAGCAAAGTGGTCAAGACGACGGTGGGTATCTCGTCGTAGGACAGCACGCGCGAGGCAACGATTTGGCCCGCAGCTTGGAAGGCGAGGAGAGCGATGGGGAGGACTTGCATCCACTGGATCGGAGCGCGGGGGTCTTCGGGCCTGCTGTCTACTGCGTCGAGTTGGATGAGGAGAGCCGCGGCTAGGAGGGCGGCGGTTTGAACGCTGAAGGATAGGATGAGGGTGGAGCGACGGAGAGGGTTGAGGGCGCGGGAGACTTGGATGAAGGTGACGTTTCCGACTAGGTAGGTGACAAGGGCGATGAGGGACTTGGCCCAGAGGTAGGCTGGGTATGCGGGTTGGCCTGCAACGCCTAGGGCTATGAAGACGGAATTTCCTATTGTCGGTTAGCAACTGTGGCATCATTTGCCATGAATATAGATTACGGACCGGACTGCATGCTAGAAAAGCTCCCCCAGGCGTCGAACGACAGTCCGTCTACCAGACCACTGACAAAGCAACAGACGATGAGAAGTCCATCGGTCCATTTGGTGTTAATCTCGGCCAGAAAGTATCGAGATACACTCCCGCGCAACGAGAACTCAGGGGAGGTGGTATCCTGGTTCCCTCCCGATATTGAAACGTTCGTGCTGGCACCACGTATCGACCAGAAGCTACCGTCTGTCGTCTCATCTTTGCTCTCAAAGCGTGACTTCAAACGGGTGTTGGTAGCATCATCTTGGTATGTCAGGTGGCGAGCATCCGGCTGAGGTCCCGAAAAGGCAGTTTGCATTCTGGAGAAACTATTGATAGACAAGTAGGAATAGAATAAGATACACAGTCAAGTATGGGTCAGAGATCAGGACACTCGGGTCTGCTGTATATATAATCTCCCAGCACCCTCGCCATTGCGCAACAGAACACCGCCGATTGCGGGGCATCCCCATCAATACCTGACAATGAAGATGACGCTCTTGGTTCTTGGAGACTAGACGTTTCGATTCTCGGTTCTTGTCTGCCTATCATCACCAGTATAAGAACGCCGGCTGGCATCCGAACCGGACTTGGTCATCCTTGCATGAATCCTGACAATCGCGTGCTGACAAGGCAGAATATTAAGCCGTCAGGTTTGAGATTGAAGTCTTGTATCTTTTCTTCCATTTCCATCTCTCCTTTCCTATGTTTGTATCGTGAGCGACTCATGGCTCACTGAAATCCTCTGCATTGCTCAGCCTGGGGTGAAGACATCGCCCCTTTCTTTGTTGGAACTTGGTCGGTAAAGTTATCTGCCCAGAAACGAAGACTCTCGGCATCATCACCAGGGCTACAAAGTCGGGTTCTCGTGCTTGGCCGGGAATGGGATCGTCCCGAGTTGACAGCACAGCCTGGATGCTGGCTTGGCGGTTCCGGGGAAGGAAGACGGAGAACCAGAAcccaggaaaagaaaatctgGGGAAAGAAGCTACTAATGGATTGCCTAACTCAAGAAGCATAAATTGGTGCTTGTTATTCATCTACTTTAATTTATCTGCAAACCAGGAAGGGTAGAGTCTACAAGCATATGTCTCCTATCAGTACAAACCACGCAACCGTACATAAGCCGGCTGACACGGGCCAAataaagagaaggaaaataagaaaagaaaaggaatccTTATCAGTGACAAAATTAATTCAATAATCAGATTAGGCGCCATTCGCCACCCTTGCCCAGACATACCGCACACGGAAACCGCTATGATTGGGAACATGGACAAGCTTATCTTCCCTATAGCATACACAGAATGCAGCGCCGAGTCACCCCAATTATAGCGGCTGAAGTAAAAATTGAGATCTGAACCCCGCGGAACTAATTCCCGCGAGTCAAGTATTGAGTCCCTATGCAGGAAATGGAATAATCCGCAACGACTATGATAGAGAACTTCAATGCAAATATCGTATGTAGCTTGCAGCGTTATGCCTCACCAAAGCATTTCTTGTTAGCATAGCGTACAGCCTCCTTCTCACCCTGGCTCATATCCTCAGTAATCTCCCAGCCCTTGTTTCCAATGCCCATCGCACGCTGTCCCTCAGTATTAACAGACGACCAGTCCAACGCACCCTGGAAACCAGCTTCACCGGGTCCACCAGCGCCGGGAAAATCCCATGGCGGGGAATAAGCAAGGGCGGCATTGCGCTGCTTGAGAAGGTAGTCCACGTTCATCTCGCACATGGGCGTGGCGGGGATGTAGAGCACGCTGGAATCTTTATCTCCGTGGTGCTCCTTGTCCACAGAATGCAGCGAGTCACAGTGCCATGCGACATAGTCACCCGGATCAACGCGGGGTACTGACACCATTGTGGTCTCCAGATCGAGGTGTGGGTGCGTAACGGGGTTGTATTCTTGGCAAGTTCCCGGAACAGCTCCGGGGAAGGTATTGTCGATGTTAGGCTGCGAAGACTGGGCATCGAAGAAGGGACGCAAGATGGTGTAGGCTGTGCTATGACGGAGCATGGGACAAACATGTAACGAGCCCTCGTTGGGGCCTGTTTCGGACATGGAGAGCCAGCCCTGGAAGAATCGCAACATGGAGCATGCACCAGCGCCGTTGTACAAATCCATGTTGGCCTTGACGCGGTGTCTGGCGTCAAATGGGTCATACTCTTCCCATTTTCCCTCAAGGATCTTCGTGTACACCCGCGAGTATTCTGGGTCTTCCCAGCGCTCAAGCGAGCCACCGTCAATATGAGGTCCGAGAGTGAACTTGGCATCACCGGGTCCTCTGATACGGAGGCGATCCgcatatgtcaagggatttCTTGTGGAGATGCGAGTGTTTGGATCTGATGAATGCCACAGGCGCTGCAGGAAGTGTTGCGTGTTCAACATGTTGGCGTGGGATCGCGCCTCAGCTTGCGATGGGGTCCAGTACAGCTCATAGACAGCAGGAGAGTCTGGGGGGAAGGCCTTTACACGCTCCTTATTTGCTGCGGCGTAATCTTTAATTCTCTCCTGATAGCCATAGGCTGTGTCTCGGTCCATCACATTACGAATCACCACTGTTCCCCGGTGGCGGATCTCCGCGAGCATCTCATTGGACACATTGCCTGAGATGATGTCTGAATAGTTGACTGATGGTATAATCTGTTTTAATGTTAGTGTATCACATTGAAAAGAGGGATTTTATAACATACATCACTCCCTTTGGCCTTAATTTTCTGCACCTCCTCGTCCAGGCTGTAGAGTAACCTCTTCCAGCTCTGCTTCAAAGCATCTTCATTCTTCGCGAATAGACTCGCCTTCAAGTCCTTGAACCTTGGGGGCAAAGGCTCAGGCTGATAATCCGGTCTCAAACTGGGAAAGACAGAGGAGATGTCACCCGCTGCCTTGGTCATTTGAGAAGATGGACTCGTCGTGGAAGCCGCCCGGACGGCCGTCTTTGAGAGTAATCTCGACATGGTCGTAATTGGTAAATACCAGTCAACAATAGGTCTATTTGTCGTCACATTTTGAACAAGACGGTCTAGGGGCTTTATATGCTGCCTTCAGTTTAAGTGGCAGAGGAATTATGCGGAGGCCATGGCGGTTTCTCTCTTAATCCGGTAACCAGTCCGCCTACCCCAGGCGGCTCGCTTACTGTATTGAATGACTTGCCGCTTCTGCTTCCCCGCTTAAATTTCGGTTCATTATGGGTCTTGGCGTAAATGGAGGCTTTTCATTGGTTAACCAGACATTTACCCCAGAGTCCTAATCGGGAAAAGCTCGCTTTTTCCACGGCCGACATGAGGTCAATTTAGCCGGCGATTGTTCATATTCGTCTACAGAGCGTTATATACCAAGTGTGCCTGATATCTATTCCGGAGTGAAGCTCAAT
This sequence is a window from Aspergillus chevalieri M1 DNA, chromosome 5, nearly complete sequence. Protein-coding genes within it:
- a CDS encoding YoaK family protein (COG:S;~EggNog:ENOG410PV62;~InterPro:IPR010699;~PFAM:PF06912;~TransMembrane:6 (i83-103o132-155i167-187o207-226i264-283o289-307i)); the encoded protein is MQTAFSGPQPDARHLTYQDDATNTRLKSRFESKDETTDGSFWSIRGASTNVSISGGNQDTTSPEFSLRGSVSRYFLAEINTKWTDGLLIVCCFVSGLVDGLSFDAWGSFSSMQSGNSVFIALGVAGQPAYPAYLWAKSLIALVTYLVGNVTFIQVSRALNPLRRSTLILSFSVQTAALLAAALLIQLDAVDSRPEDPRAPIQWMQVLPIALLAFQAAGQIVASRVLSYDEIPTVVLTTLLCDLLVDKHLCQRPWKANPKRNRRLSAFLSLFLGAMTAGGLCKLDHMPAGLWLAMGLKLMITVSFMVWKDNQKAVDTVSIA
- a CDS encoding DUF1479 domain-containing protein (COG:S;~EggNog:ENOG410PG1Y;~InterPro:IPR010856,IPR027443;~PFAM:PF07350), translated to MSRLLSKTAVRAASTTSPSSQMTKAAGDISSVFPSLRPDYQPEPLPPRFKDLKASLFAKNEDALKQSWKRLLYSLDEEVQKIKAKGSDIIPSVNYSDIISGNVSNEMLAEIRHRGTVVIRNVMDRDTAYGYQERIKDYAAANKERVKAFPPDSPAVYELYWTPSQAEARSHANMLNTQHFLQRLWHSSDPNTRISTRNPLTYADRLRIRGPGDAKFTLGPHIDGGSLERWEDPEYSRVYTKILEGKWEEYDPFDARHRVKANMDLYNGAGACSMLRFFQGWLSMSETGPNEGSLHVCPMLRHSTAYTILRPFFDAQSSQPNIDNTFPGAVPGTCQEYNPVTHPHLDLETTMVSVPRVDPGDYVAWHCDSLHSVDKEHHGDKDSSVLYIPATPMCEMNVDYLLKQRNAALAYSPPWDFPGAGGPGEAGFQGALDWSSVNTEGQRAMGIGNKGWEITEDMSQGEKEAVRYANKKCFGEA
- a CDS encoding putative MFS transporter (COG:U;~EggNog:ENOG410QE2F;~InterPro:IPR020846,IPR011701,IPR036259;~PFAM:PF07690;~TransMembrane:14 (i36-63o75-96i103-121o133-150i162-187o193-213i234-254o266-288i300-320o340-363i370-390o396-421i433-460o480-499i);~go_function: GO:0022857 - transmembrane transporter activity [Evidence IEA];~go_process: GO:0055085 - transmembrane transport [Evidence IEA]) — protein: MSTTTTKTTTQFDSRRLQITEDAQPPKSQRSRLQQVVVMLQLCAVTLTASLINGLVIVGLPTIKKDLQLPPSLSFWPSSVSNLATASTLLLAGSIADTVGPRWVELVGCLASGALMLGQGLSRTGEELVVMRALQGVGLALHLASSVSIITQILPQGRGRNLAFSCIGLSQPLGFSLGLVVGGILIDTIGWCAGWYIAGGITLFFSLIGMWALPKSDGHQYANVMHNFRTKVDWVGAGLASAFMALICYLLAILSADPSRIKTAEAIVILCLAVTALPSFVAWSHYQVKRNRPALIPNSLWMNASFSSICATIALSNAVINSMELFAALFFQEVQYLSALQASIRILPSLVVGVLLNLVIGFVVHRVPAFWIVTITSILCAGSPLLMAVIQPSWPYWGNAFVAQLLQPVSFNALFTIGLIVITDVFPSNTQALAGAVFNTSAQFGGALGMAILQVVSTIITGKSDRKEETQALMEGYRASFWTMFGFMILCTAVGFLGLRRAGRVGLKRD